CGAGGAGTTCCCTCCGGAGGGCGCCTGTGGCGGGCACCTCGTCTTCCGAGCCGATGTGGCGCCACAACAGCTGCCGGGCGGCCGGACTGTTGATCTGGTCGGCGAAGGCCGGGCTGCGGTAGTGCGCGAAGGCCTGGAGGGCGATCGGGATGGCGGCACCACCGTGCGGGCCGTCATAGGAGAGATAAGTGGCGGTCTGATGGTCCAGCCGCATGTGATGGCGTTCGCAGGTCGAGCTGCTCACGCCGCGGTCGTCTCCACTGTGGACCGCCGTTCTCCCGGGACGTCGACTGCGCGGGAAGCAGCTGCCCACAAAGGATTCCTCGGCCACGGGTGCGGCACCGAGACACCGCGCGAGGACGCGACCGGCAGCGGGGTCCGGCACCCCGACCGTCCGAGCGGACCGAGCCCGATGCCGAGGATTACCCCGATATGGTCTATACCACTGCGGTCTCCGCTGGACACACTGACCGGGCACTGACAACGACGACGATGGCGGTGGATCACGATCATGCGAGACAGCGACACGACGCGACGCCGGTTTCTCGCGGCGCTGGGCATCACCGGGACCACGGCGGTGCTGGCCGCCGCGACGGGGGCGGGTGCCGCTGCCGCGACGACCGCAGGCGGCGGGCACCCCGCGGGCGGCCCGGGCGGCGCGGCGTCCGCGGCCGCAGCGTCCGCAGGCGCGACGGGCAGGCAGCCGCAGCCGGTGTACCTGGGCAGCTTCGGGTGGACCGATCCGCCGGGGCGCGGCCTCGACGTCGCGAGCCGGGACATCGACGGGCGGATCACGCTGGTCGGGACCGTGGCGGACGTGCCGGACGCCTCCTCGCTGGCGTTCTCGGCCGACCGCCGGTTCCTCTACACCGTGAACGAACTCGTCCCCACCGGTCGGGTCACCGCACTGAGCCTGGCCGACCCGTTCTCGCCCACGATCATCAACAGCAGATCCACGCTGGGCGCCGGACCCACGCACCTGAGCGTGCATCCCAGCGGGCGCTTCCTGCTCACGGCGAACTACACGGCGGGCTCCGTCGTGGTGCATCCGCTGGCCGAGGACGGGTCGATCGGCGAGGCCACCGATCTGGCCCAGCACGTCGGCGCCGAGCGGGACCCGCACGCCCACCAGGTTCTCGTCGACCCGTCCGGCGAGCATGTGATCGCGGTGGACCTCGGGGCGGACTCCGTGTACGTGTACTCGCTGGACCTTCAGGCAGGCACCTTCGCCGAGGAGCAGCAGCTCATCCTCACCTCGGGCAGCGGGCCGCGTCACCTCGCCTTCCATCCCGACGGCGGACACGCCTACGTCCTCGCCGAGCTGGCCTCCACGATCACCGTCCTCCACTGGGATGCGACCACGGGGCGCTTCACCGAGGGGCCGACGATCAGCAGCCGCGCGGCGGACGCGACCGGAGAGAACTTCCCGGCCGAGATCGCCGTCTCCGCCGACGGCCGCTTCGTCTACGCCTCCAATAGAGGGGACGACGACATCGCCGTCTTCGCGGTCGCCGAGAACGGCGCGTCGCTGCGGCTGCTCGACACCGTCGCCACCGGCGGCGCCTGGCCCCGACACTTCGCGCTGGACCCCGGAGAGGACGGGCTCTTCGTGGCGAACCAGAACTCCGGCACGCTCACCCGGCTGCCGCGCGATGCGGTGACCGGGCTCCTGTCGCCCGCCGAGACGCTCGCCGAGGTGCCGGGCGTCTGCGTGGTGGCCTTCCTCGGCTGATCCCGCATGCCGGCCGATCGTCTGTGGGGCGAACGGAGGGCCGTCCGTGTTCGGACGCCGCTCCGTTCGCTCCCCGCGCGAGTTCGCCTGACGAGGTCTCCAGACGAGGTCGGCGACGGCCGGAGGCTGCGGGTCAGCTCCGGCGCACCGCAACGGCGTCGATCTCGACCAGGATTCCCGCCAGCGTGCTGCCCACCGTGGTCCGCACCGGATGCGGTGCGGTGAAGCGCCGACCGTAGGCGAGGTCGTACGCGGCGAAGTCACGGTCCAGGTGTTGCAGATGAACGGTCGTCTTCACCACGTCGGACAGGCCGAGGCCCACGGCGGCCAACGCCCACTCGACGTTGTCGATCACCTGCTCGGTCTGGGCCTCGACGCCGTCGGGGATCGCCCCGGTGGCGGGGTCCTGTGGGCCGAAGCCCGCCGTGAAGACGAGCGTCCCGGTGTCGATCACGTGACTGTAGGCCCCGGCGGGCTTGGGCAGGTCGGGGCTGGTGATGGCGGTCCAGGTCATGCAGGCACTCCACTCTCTCGATGGTCGGTTCTTCGGCGCGGTCATCGGGCAGTTCAGCAGGCCACGCCCCGGATGTCGACCTGTTCCCATGCTGCCTATCGACCGGGGCTCGGCGACCGAGTCCGGCGATCCCCCGCCGCGAGCACCTCCCGCACCGCGTCGAGCACCAGCCGGTCCTCCCCCGGTTCCAGGGTCTGCGGATTCAGTGCGACGGCCTCACCCGCCACGCCGACGGCGATGTGCGGATCGCGATCCCAGAGCGCGTCGACGAGCGAGTCCCTGGTCCAGCCCGATGCCGGTTCCAGCCAGAGCAGGGCCCGGCCGTGCGGCTGGCCCGCCTCACTGGGATAGCCCCGCGCCACCCGCACACCCGTGATCCCGGCCAGACCGTCGATCCAGCGCCGCACCGACTCCTCATACGCCGCCAGCAGCGCCGTCTCGTCCTGGGCCAGCGTCCACTCCAGGGCGGCGAGCACCCCGAGCAGCTCCTCCTTGCCGACCTTCATGCCCCGGCCGAACGCGTGGTGCGGACTGCCGTGCAGGCGAGCCCCCTCGACGATCTCGCGGCGCCCCAGCACCAGGCCCGCCGACTGCGGGCCGCGTAGTCCCTTGCCACCGCTGAGGATCACCGCGTCGGCACCGAGTTCCGTCGTGTAGTGCCACAGCGAGGCGACCGGCGGAAGCTGGGCCGCCGCGTCCACGATCACCGGCACCTCCGCCGTCTGCGCCGCCGCGATGACCTCGGTGAGCGGCGGGGCGCCCGAGGCGTAGTGCTCGCCCGCGAACCACAGCAGGCAGGCGGTGTCCGGCCCGAGCGCCCGCCGAAGCGAGCCCGAGTCCGCGCCGAACTCGACGACCGCCACACCGAGCTGCCGGACGGCGTAGTCGTACGGGTTGCGCTGACTCGCACAGATCGCGACCCGTGGGCGCGACGGGCCGATGGGCGGGAACGACTCGCGGGCCGTCGGCTCCGGCCCGGTCACGCAGCCCGCGACGCTCAGGGTCAGGCCCGAGGCGGCGCCGGAGGTGACGTAGGCCGCCTCGTTCCCGGTGAGCATCGCCAGCCGCTCGCCCACCCTGCGCTGCAATTCCGTCACGTCGACGAACTGTCGAGACGCCTGGGCCATCGCGTCGATCACCGGCGGCGCCGGTAGTGAGCCGCCGAGCCGGGTGAGGGTGGCCGCGGCATTGATCACCGGCCGCAGCCCGAGTGCCCGGTAGACCGAGGCGGCCTGCCCCGGCGAGTCGACACCGGTGCAGGCCGGGGCATCGACCGCCGGGAGCCCGCCCGGCCCGGCGCCGCCCGGCACGCTGCCCGCTCGCCCGCTCACGGCAGCTCCGAGACGAAGCGGGCCAGCGTCTCGACCCCCAGCCGGTCGGCCAGCCAGCCGTCCATGGCGACCGCGTCGGCGGCGTCCTCATCAGTGAGTCGGTAGGTCTCCACGTCAGCCCCGAGTGCCCGCACCAGCTCCGCCGTCCAGGGTGCCGCACCGCTGGGCACACTCAGCAGCGTCGCCGCCCGCACGGACTCGGCGTGCCGGGCGGGATCGAACAACGCCAGCGTCCTGGTCACCAGCGGCTCGTCCTGCGGACGCAGGCGGAGCAGGTCGTTGAGCTCCTCCAGCGGGTATTCGCCGGTGGTGTGCCGCCGGACCTGCGCGGCGTGCAGCAGGGCGCCGGTGACCCGCGCGGCGGTGAAGACCGGCCTGCGTGCGGCGGTGGTGAGCACCAGGTCGTCCCCGGTGATGCCGATGCGCGCCGGATCGACCTCCGGCCGGGCGGCGAGCACCTCGGCGGCCCGCAGGCAGTCGGCCAGGATCGCGCGGTAGACGAACGTGATCGGGTCCTCGATGCCGAGGGTGAACAGCCCCGGATACCGGGCGCGGAAGGGACTGTCGGCCCGGCGCTGTCCCCGATGCATGGGGGTGAGCACCACATAGCGCAGTCGGTCGTTGTAGTGCGGGGCGTGGTTGACGCTGCCATGACGCGGCAGTTCCAGCAGGCCCGGGAACGGGCCCGGTCCCGTCGGCACGCTGAGGTAGCCGAAGAGCCGATGGGAGTCCAGGCTGCTGAACCGGATCTCGTATCCGGTGAAGTGCTCGGTGGACCTCGCCGGGACCGGGTCGAGCACTGGTCGGGCGGGAAAGCCCGCGAGGTCGGCGTCCAGTTCCGTCCAGAAGGTGTCGAACTCGCTCACGCGTGGGCTCCGTCCCTCGTGCCTGCCGGATTCAGGTGTCCGTCGAGGAACCTCTCCACCTCGGGGATCACCCAGCGCAGTCCCGCGTCGTGTCCGCAGCGCGGGAAGGTGTGCAGCTCCTTGACGCCGCCGAGGGCGCGGTAGACCGCGAAGCCGGTCTCCGGCGGGCAGACGTCGTCTTCCAGCCCCAGATACACCAGCGAGGGCGCCTGCACGGCGGGGGCGAAGTTCATTCCGTCGTAGTAGGCCACCGTCTCGGTGACGGCGTCCGTCAGGTCGGGGTGGACGCGCAGGAACTCGGTGATCTCCTCGTAGGGATAGGAGTGCGTCAACCGGGTGGCGTCCATGATCCCGCAGAGGTAGGGAGCACCGGCGGCGAAGGCCTTGACGACTCCCGGCCGCAGTGCGGCGGCGATGATGCCGAGGCCGCCGCCCTGGCTGGACCCCCAGATGCCGATGCGCTCGGTGTCCACCTGCGGAAGCGCGGCGACCACGTCGAGGGCTCGCACCACGTCGAGGTAGAAGCCCCGGTAGGCGTAGGCGAATCGATCGGTGATGTCGGCGGTCAGCAGTCCCGGATAGCCGGGATTGACGACCTCGTTCGACCGCAGCTTGCCTCGGGGCGCCAGGCCGAGGGTGAGGTAGCCGCGTTCGGACCACGACTTGAGGATCGAGGGCTCGGAGATGTAGCCGGGAATGTGCACGACGGCGGGCAGCGGGCCGGTTCGGGCCGCGTCGACGGGCATGGTGCACCAGGCCGCGACGCGCACGTCCTGGAAGCCGGTGTAGTGCAGTTCGTAGACGTCGACGCGGTCGGTGGAGCGCTCCGGCAGGTGCGTCAAGGCCGGTCGGGCCGGGACGTCGTCGAGCAGGCGCAGCGTCTCGGTCCAGAAGTCCTCGAAGTCGGCGGGGCGTGGCACGTCGACACTCGCCGCCTCGAGACCTCTCGATCGGCTGTTCCCAGTCATGGTCAGGATCGCCTTCCTGTAGTCGGTCCGCACGCGTGGCGGTCGGTTCGCGGATCGGCCGCCTCGTGGGGTCGAGCGGTTCGTGGGGTCGATCAGCAGGCGGGGATCGGCGCCGACACGTGCGGTGCGTACAGCGAGGTGCCGGTGTCGGCTGCGAAGAAGTGCGCCCGCTCGGACCGCAGGACCACCGAGACGGCGTTGTCGATGCCGACGCGGAACGGCGCGGGCACCCGGGCCTTGAGCAGCTCACCGCCGAGATCGACGGTGACCAGCACGTCGGCGCCCAACGGCTCGGCGACGAACACCGTGCCGCGCAGGCCCGCATCCTCCGGTTCGTTCTCGGCGGCCGAGGCGGGGCGAAGCAGCACGTCCTCCGGCCGGATGCCCAGCACCACCCGACCGGCGGGGAAGTCCGACGCGGCCCGCGCCGCCTCCTCGGTGAGGACGACGGCCGCTCCGGCGCTGTGGAAGACCCGGTGCCCGTCGACGTCGCGCAGCTCGCCGGTGACGAAGTTCATCGGCGGCGAGCCCATGAAGGAGGCGACGAACATGTTCGCCGGCCGGCCGTAGATGTCCTCCGGCGGGGCGCACTGCTGGAGCACCCCGCCCTTCATCACGGCGATCCGGTCCGACATCGTCATCGCCTCGACCTGGTCGTGGGTGACGTAGATGAAGGTGCGCGAGAGATCGGCGTGCAGGCGCTTCAACTCGACGCGCATGTCGCCCCGCAGTTGCGCGTCCAGATTGGACAGCGGCTCGTCGAGGAGATAGGCGCCCGCGTCGCGGACGATGGCCCGGCCCAGCGCGACCCGTTGTCGTTGACCGCCGGACAACTCCCTCGGCTTGCGGCCGAGCAGCTCGGAGATGCCCAGCGAGGCGGCGGTGCGGGCGACCCGTTCGCCGATCTCGGCCCTGGGCACCCGCATCATCTGCAGGGCGAAGCCGATGTTCTGCTCGACGGTCTTGTGCGGATAGAGCGCGTAGCTCTGGAAGACCATCGAGACGTCCCGTTTGTTGGCGGGCAGGTAGCCCACCGGCTCGTCGTCGAAGTAGACCTCGCCCGCGCCGACCTTCTCCAGGCCGCAGATCATCCGCAGCGTGGTGGACTTGCCGCAGCCCGACGGGCCGACCAGGGTCAGGAACTCCCGATCCTCGATCGTCAGGTCGAGGTCGTCGACGACGACGTTGTCGCCGAAGGCCTTGTGCAGGCTCTCCAATCGGACCTGAGCCATCTCTCGTCTCCTCGTCTCGTCGGCGTCGCGTCGGCGGGCCCGGAGGCCGCCTGGCCGGTCATCCCTTGACGGAGCCCGCCGCCATGCCCTGCACGATCAGCCGCTGGAAGATCAGCACCAGGATCAGCGGGGGCACCACGGCCACCACGCCCGCCGCCGCCATCAGGGTGAACTGGGTGTTCATGTCCGTGGCGAAGTTGGCGGCGACCACCGGGATCGTCTTGGCCGCCTCGGTGGACGTCATGAACAGGGCGAACATGAACTCGCTCCAGGCGGTCATGAACGAGAACACCGCCGCCGCGACCAACCCCGGCGCCGCCACCGGGAGGAACACCGACCACATGGTGCGGAACCAGCCGCAGCGATCGACCCTGGCGGCGTCCTCCAGCTCACGCGGCACCGCCCGGAAGAAGTCCTTGAGCACCCAGATCGTCACCGGGAGCGAGAACGTCAGGTAGGACAGGATCAAGGCCCAGTAGGTGTCCAGCAGGCCCATCGAGCGGATCATCAGGTAGAACGGGATGATGATCGCGATGCTCGGCACCATCCTGGTGATCAGGTAGCCGATGAGCAGCAGCCGCCCGCCGGTGAAGCGCAGCCGGGAGAACGAGTAGGCGGCGGGCACCGCGAGCACCAGGTTGAGCAGTGCCGTCGCGGAGGCCACGATCATGCTGTTGCCCAGCGCGAACGGCGTCTCCCTGATGGCCCGACCGCCGACCAGCGCCTGACTCTCGTCCGGTCGCAGGAAGCTCAGGTAGTTGTCCAGAGTGGGGTGCGGCGGAATCCAGTTCGGCGGCACCGAGATCGCGTCGACCTCGCGCATGAAGCTCATCGCGAAGATCCAGTAGAACGGCAGCACCAGATACAGGACTAAGAACGCGGCCAGCGTGTAGACGACGATCTTCTTCCAGGGGACCCGATATCGGAGCGGGACGGCCCGGCGCGGTCGGGACGGCCGCGGGCGCGGCGGCCGCACGTCCGGCGGCGGCACGTTCGGCGTGGTCATACCTCGAAGCTCCCCTTCCGATAGAGGGCCGCGACGTATCCCACGGAGATGATCAGCGTGAAGGCGGTGATCACCCAGGAGTAGGCGCTGCCGAGGCCGAAGTCGGTGTAGGTGAGGGCGGTGCGCACGTTGAGCACGGCGATGATGCTGGTGGCGTCGCCCGGCCCGCCGCCGGTGAGCACGTAGATCGTGTCGAAGGCCCGGAAGGCGTTCATCGTCTCCAGGATCAGGACGATCAGCAGCGGATGCAGCAGCCACGGCAGGGTGATCTGGCGGAAGCGCTGGAACACCCCGGCGCGGTCGACCTTCGCCGCGTCGTAGAGATCCGACGGGATGGTGGACAGCCCGGCGAGGAGCAGGATCACCGCGAACGGCAGCGTGTTCCAGACCTGCGCGAAGGCGGTCAGGAAGAACGCCCCCGACGGCGAGGACAGCCACGCCTGATAGCTGTCGATCAGGCCGAGGTCGGTGAGCAGGCCGTTGAGCGCCCCGGTGTTGGCATCGAAGATGGTCCGCCACATCAGGCCGTTGACCACGCCCGGCATCGCCCACGGCAGCAGCGCCAGACTGCGCAGCACACCCCGCCCGAGGAAGCTCTCGTTGAGCACCAGCGCGAGGATCATCGCCAGGACGACGGTCATCGAGACCACCAGCACCACGAACAGTCCGGTGGTGCGCAGGGAGCTCAGGAACGTCGGGTCCCGCCACAGCGCGAAGTAGTTCTCCAGCCCGATGAACCTCGTGTCGTCGGGCCGCTTGAGGTTCTGCTGGTGCAGGCTCACCCAGAACGAGTAGCCGATCGGGTAGGCGACCAGGGAGAACAGGACGATCAGCGCGGGGCCGTTCATCGCGTAGGCACGCAGCGTGTCGCTGGCGGCGTTCCCGAATCGGCGGCGTCGTCGCCTGTCTGCGGGGGCCGGTGGCGCTGCCGGTGGCGCGGGGCTGGCCATCATCGGCTCCTACTCGTAGCGGCGGGCGAGAGATCGGGCGGCTCGCTCCAGCTCGGCAGAGCCCTGGGCGGGGGTGCGGTCCCCGGTGAACACCTGCTGCACGGTGCGCTGCAACGTCGCCTCGAACTCCGCGTACCAGGGCACCGCGACGACGCTGCGCGCCCGCGCGACGCTCGCCAGGTAGGCGTAGATCTCGGGATCGGCGAAGGTGCTCAGGGACTCGACGATCTCGGGATCGTCGGCCAGATCGGTGAAGGCGAACCCGAGGCCGCGCTCCAGGAACCAGAATCGCGCCGTATAGGGC
The Actinoalloteichus fjordicus DNA segment above includes these coding regions:
- a CDS encoding lactonase family protein: MRDSDTTRRRFLAALGITGTTAVLAAATGAGAAAATTAGGGHPAGGPGGAASAAAASAGATGRQPQPVYLGSFGWTDPPGRGLDVASRDIDGRITLVGTVADVPDASSLAFSADRRFLYTVNELVPTGRVTALSLADPFSPTIINSRSTLGAGPTHLSVHPSGRFLLTANYTAGSVVVHPLAEDGSIGEATDLAQHVGAERDPHAHQVLVDPSGEHVIAVDLGADSVYVYSLDLQAGTFAEEQQLILTSGSGPRHLAFHPDGGHAYVLAELASTITVLHWDATTGRFTEGPTISSRAADATGENFPAEIAVSADGRFVYASNRGDDDIAVFAVAENGASLRLLDTVATGGAWPRHFALDPGEDGLFVANQNSGTLTRLPRDAVTGLLSPAETLAEVPGVCVVAFLG
- a CDS encoding RidA family protein; the protein is MTWTAITSPDLPKPAGAYSHVIDTGTLVFTAGFGPQDPATGAIPDGVEAQTEQVIDNVEWALAAVGLGLSDVVKTTVHLQHLDRDFAAYDLAYGRRFTAPHPVRTTVGSTLAGILVEIDAVAVRRS
- a CDS encoding aminotransferase class V-fold PLP-dependent enzyme, with amino-acid sequence MSGRAGSVPGGAGPGGLPAVDAPACTGVDSPGQAASVYRALGLRPVINAAATLTRLGGSLPAPPVIDAMAQASRQFVDVTELQRRVGERLAMLTGNEAAYVTSGAASGLTLSVAGCVTGPEPTARESFPPIGPSRPRVAICASQRNPYDYAVRQLGVAVVEFGADSGSLRRALGPDTACLLWFAGEHYASGAPPLTEVIAAAQTAEVPVIVDAAAQLPPVASLWHYTTELGADAVILSGGKGLRGPQSAGLVLGRREIVEGARLHGSPHHAFGRGMKVGKEELLGVLAALEWTLAQDETALLAAYEESVRRWIDGLAGITGVRVARGYPSEAGQPHGRALLWLEPASGWTRDSLVDALWDRDPHIAVGVAGEAVALNPQTLEPGEDRLVLDAVREVLAAGDRRTRSPSPGR
- a CDS encoding acetylxylan esterase, with the protein product MSEFDTFWTELDADLAGFPARPVLDPVPARSTEHFTGYEIRFSSLDSHRLFGYLSVPTGPGPFPGLLELPRHGSVNHAPHYNDRLRYVVLTPMHRGQRRADSPFRARYPGLFTLGIEDPITFVYRAILADCLRAAEVLAARPEVDPARIGITGDDLVLTTAARRPVFTAARVTGALLHAAQVRRHTTGEYPLEELNDLLRLRPQDEPLVTRTLALFDPARHAESVRAATLLSVPSGAAPWTAELVRALGADVETYRLTDEDAADAVAMDGWLADRLGVETLARFVSELP
- a CDS encoding acetylxylan esterase encodes the protein MPRPADFEDFWTETLRLLDDVPARPALTHLPERSTDRVDVYELHYTGFQDVRVAAWCTMPVDAARTGPLPAVVHIPGYISEPSILKSWSERGYLTLGLAPRGKLRSNEVVNPGYPGLLTADITDRFAYAYRGFYLDVVRALDVVAALPQVDTERIGIWGSSQGGGLGIIAAALRPGVVKAFAAGAPYLCGIMDATRLTHSYPYEEITEFLRVHPDLTDAVTETVAYYDGMNFAPAVQAPSLVYLGLEDDVCPPETGFAVYRALGGVKELHTFPRCGHDAGLRWVIPEVERFLDGHLNPAGTRDGAHA
- a CDS encoding ABC transporter ATP-binding protein, giving the protein MAQVRLESLHKAFGDNVVVDDLDLTIEDREFLTLVGPSGCGKSTTLRMICGLEKVGAGEVYFDDEPVGYLPANKRDVSMVFQSYALYPHKTVEQNIGFALQMMRVPRAEIGERVARTAASLGISELLGRKPRELSGGQRQRVALGRAIVRDAGAYLLDEPLSNLDAQLRGDMRVELKRLHADLSRTFIYVTHDQVEAMTMSDRIAVMKGGVLQQCAPPEDIYGRPANMFVASFMGSPPMNFVTGELRDVDGHRVFHSAGAAVVLTEEAARAASDFPAGRVVLGIRPEDVLLRPASAAENEPEDAGLRGTVFVAEPLGADVLVTVDLGGELLKARVPAPFRVGIDNAVSVVLRSERAHFFAADTGTSLYAPHVSAPIPAC
- a CDS encoding carbohydrate ABC transporter permease codes for the protein MTTPNVPPPDVRPPRPRPSRPRRAVPLRYRVPWKKIVVYTLAAFLVLYLVLPFYWIFAMSFMREVDAISVPPNWIPPHPTLDNYLSFLRPDESQALVGGRAIRETPFALGNSMIVASATALLNLVLAVPAAYSFSRLRFTGGRLLLIGYLITRMVPSIAIIIPFYLMIRSMGLLDTYWALILSYLTFSLPVTIWVLKDFFRAVPRELEDAARVDRCGWFRTMWSVFLPVAAPGLVAAAVFSFMTAWSEFMFALFMTSTEAAKTIPVVAANFATDMNTQFTLMAAAGVVAVVPPLILVLIFQRLIVQGMAAGSVKG
- a CDS encoding carbohydrate ABC transporter permease, which codes for MNGPALIVLFSLVAYPIGYSFWVSLHQQNLKRPDDTRFIGLENYFALWRDPTFLSSLRTTGLFVVLVVSMTVVLAMILALVLNESFLGRGVLRSLALLPWAMPGVVNGLMWRTIFDANTGALNGLLTDLGLIDSYQAWLSSPSGAFFLTAFAQVWNTLPFAVILLLAGLSTIPSDLYDAAKVDRAGVFQRFRQITLPWLLHPLLIVLILETMNAFRAFDTIYVLTGGGPGDATSIIAVLNVRTALTYTDFGLGSAYSWVITAFTLIISVGYVAALYRKGSFEV